One Eleginops maclovinus isolate JMC-PN-2008 ecotype Puerto Natales chromosome 22, JC_Emac_rtc_rv5, whole genome shotgun sequence DNA segment encodes these proteins:
- the zgc:153981 gene encoding dual specificity protein phosphatase family protein: protein MSGSSQPQDLVLIKELEFILDSCTLELTPVDEVWPNLYIGNVAVAQNRKTLHKLGITHVLNAAHSKQGSIGDQSFYGDSCVYFGIPAEDSDRFDLSENFKPAADFIHKALKSKDGKVLVHCIMGISRSATLVLAYLMSRQRFTARDALKHIVQKRPIYPNKNFLSLLLKLDQQLTFKRRLCPLL, encoded by the exons ATGTCAGGGAGCAGCCAGCCACAAGATCTGGTGCTCATTAAAGAACTAGAGTTCATCTTGGATTCCTGCACACTGGAGCTCACACCAGTGGATGAAGTCTGGCCCAACCTGTACATAGGAAATGT tgCGGTGGCACAGAATAGAAAGACATTACATAAGCTTGGCATCACTCATGTCCTGAACGCAGCACACTCCAAGCAGGGCAGCATCGGTGACCAGAGTTTTTATGGGGACTCCTGCGTTTACTTTGGCATCCCAGCGGAGGATTCAGATCGCTTTGACCTCAGCGAGAACTTTAAACCTGCAGCTGACTTCATACATAAAGCCTTGAAGAGCAAAGATG GAAAAGTGCTGGTGCATTGCATCATGGGAATAAGTCGATCAGCCACATTGGTCCTGGCTTACCTAATGTCGCGGCAGCGTTTCACTGCGAGAGATGCTCTGAAGCACATCGTTCAAAAGCGACCCATTTATCCAAACAAGaactttctgtctctcctcctcaaACTGGATCAACAGCTGACATTCAAACGGAGGTTATGTCCTCTTTTATga
- the LOC134858486 gene encoding LOW QUALITY PROTEIN: sphingomyelin synthase-related protein 1-like (The sequence of the model RefSeq protein was modified relative to this genomic sequence to represent the inferred CDS: deleted 2 bases in 1 codon) produces the protein MSVCFDQQPSMSSSSSLLVLFIKVSSCLGLLSCQKHVGHGKLSTATSSASIVTLDSCGMEALEDSVSAWSCKQVAQWLQEGGFGEYVELLCGQHRLDGPSLLALTEPDLRGPPLGLTVLGDIKRLTIALRRLQRRNQAQLEELGLRPADSPAAEPLLGTTGREWSCDGTDRRCNGGDRFYNGTELRLRNGDRSALCSAATAHTHYNGRCRQHLSGRLDPEVWKTILSSIYVFFVFGFTSFVMVIVHERVPDMRTYPPLPDIFLDSVPRIPWAFAMAEACGLILCYMFILILLLHKHRSILFRRLCSLMGTVFLLRCCTMFVTSLSVPGQHLKCSSKTYADTWGKMQRALMIWSGFGMTLTGVQTCGDYMFSGHTVILTLLNFFVTEYTPRTWNLIHTISWVLNLFGIFFILAAHEHYSIDVFIAFYITTRLFLYYHTLANTRAFQHSRRARIWFPMFSFFECNVNGPVPNQYHWPFSKPAFMKTLIG, from the exons ATGTCAGTGTGCTTTGATCAGCAGCCCAGCATGAGC AGCAGCTCTTCTTTACTGGTGTTGTTTATTAAGGTCTCTTCCTGTTTGGGGTTGCTTAGTTGTCAGAAGCATGTTGGCCATGGAAAACTTAGCACTGCTACTTCTTCTGCCAGCATAGTGACACTGGATTCATG TGGCATGGAAGCATTAGAGGACAGTGTGAGTGCCTGGAGCTGTAAGCAGGTGGCCCAGTGGCTGCAGGAAGGAGGTTTCGGGGAGTATGTGGAGTTATTGTGCGGACAGCACCGCCTGGACGGCCCCAGCCTGCTGGCTCTGACCGAGCCCGACCTGCGTGGGCCTCCGCTGGGCCTCACCGTGCTGGGAGACATCAAGCGGCTGACCATAGCTCTCCGACGGCTCCAGAGACGGAACCAGGcgcagctggaggagctgggtCTCCGACCTGCAGACAGCCCCGCTGCCGAGCCATTGCTGGGCACCACAGGGAGGGAGTGGAGCTGTGATGGAACTGACAGGAGGTGTAATGGAGGTGATCGCTTTTATAATGGGACAGAGCTGAGGCTGAGGAACGGTGACAGATCCGCATTATGCTCAGCAgctacagcacacacacactataacgGGAGGTGTAGGCAGCACCTGTCAGGCAGGTTGGACCCAGAGGTGTGGAAGACGATCCTCAGCTCCATAtatgtcttttttgtgtttggatTCACATCTTTTGTCATGGTCATCGTACATGAGCGAGTCCCGGACATGAGGACATACCCCCCACTCCCTGACATATTTCTGGACAG TGTTCCCAGAATCCCTTGGGCTTTTGCTATGGCTGAAGCCTGTGGCCTCATCCTGTGTTACATGTTTATATTGATCCTTctcctccacaaacacag GTCGATCCTCTTCAGACGGCTGTGTTCTCTTATGGGAACTGTGTTCTTGCTTCGTTGTTGCACCATGTTTGTCACATCGCTCTCTGTGCCTGGGCAGCACCTGAAGTGTTCCAGTAAG ACGTACGCTGATACCTGGGGAAAGATGCAGAGGGCATTAATGATCTGGAGTGGGTTTGGGATGACTCTGACCGGCGTCCAAACTTGTGGAGACTACATGTTCAGTGGACACACCGTTATCCTCACATTGCTCAACTTTTTTGTAACTGAAT ACACTCCACGAACTTGGAATCTGATTCACACCATATCCTGGGTGTTAAACCTGTTTGGGATTTTCTTCATCCTGGCGGCTCACGAGCATTACTCCATCGATGTGTTTATCGCCTTCTACATCACCACCCGCCTCTTCCTTTACTACCACACCTTAGCAAACACCCGCGCCTTCCAGCACAGCCGGAGAGCGCGCATATGGTTCCCCATGTTCTCCTTCTTCGAGTGCAATGTGAACGGACCTGTCCCCAACCAGTACCACTGGCCGTTCAGCAAACCTGCCTTCATGAAAACTCTGATCGGATAG
- the LOC134858513 gene encoding dual specificity protein phosphatase 13A-like translates to MAEPISEASCKDSDPEKEEICGTEDQKRNWETPSLEELEEILHSAPRSCRHGDEVWPNLYLGDMFMSHDKLGLWQLGITHVLNAAHGKLCCKGSDDFYGTTVKYYGVPANDLPTFDLSPFFYPAAEFIHQALTAGGKVFVHCAVGVSRSAALVLAYLMIHHHLSLLSSTRCVQQKRWIFPNRGFLRQLIALDRKLQDESLQKSLFPFTQCKTVSICTIYCKYTLTSSTVSITPLPCPLLM, encoded by the exons ATGGCAGAACCAATTTCTGAGGCGAGCTGTAAAGACTCTGACCcagaaaaggaggaaatatGTGGGACAGAGGATCAAAAGAGGAATTGGGAGACCCCGtctctggaggagctggaggagattTTACATTCAGCACCACGCTCCTGTCGCCACGGAGATGAGGTGTGGCCGAATCTGTACCTTGGGGACAT GTTTATGTCTCATGACAAACTTGGCCTCTGGCAGCTGGGTATCACTCATGTGTTGAACGCAGCGCATGGAAAACTGTGCTGTAAAGGTAGTGATGACTTTTATGGAACCACGGTGAAATACTACGGCGTGCCAGCCAACGACCTGCCAACATTTGAcctttcaccttttttttaccCTGCTGCTGAGTTCATACACCAGGCTTTGACAGCTGGAG GAAAGGTGTTTGTGCATTGTGCTGTGGGTGTGAGTCGCTCAGCTGCATTGGTCCTAGCCTACCTGATGATTCATCACCACCTAAGTCTGTTGTCCTCTACACGCTGTGTGCAACAGAAACGTTGGATTTTCCCAAACAGAGGCTTTCTACGACAGCTTATAGCCCTGGACCGAAAACTGCAGGACGAAAG TTTGCAGAAGTCCCTGTTCCCATTCACACAATGCAAGACTGTCTCCATTTGTACCATTTACTGTAAGTATACACTAACCAGTTCAACTGTGTCCATCACTCCCCTCCCTTGTCCTCTCCTGATGTGA